One Amphiprion ocellaris isolate individual 3 ecotype Okinawa chromosome 5, ASM2253959v1, whole genome shotgun sequence genomic region harbors:
- the grm2a gene encoding glutamate receptor, metabotropic 2a → MSLGKSPELGVRPVPRPLWLSHLSLLCLCVSLFAQAPQGLPVVGYNTDSKREITLDGDLMIGGLFPVHQKGEGVEDCGKINAQRGIQRLEAMLLALDEINKDERILPGIRLGAHILDTCSKDTYALEQSLEFVRASLTKVDDSEYTCPDGSYAIHDEVPLAISGVIGGSYSDVSIQVANLLRLFQIPQISYASTSAKLSDKTRYDYFARTVPPDFYQAKAMAEILRYFNWTYVSTVASEGDYGETGIDAFQQEARARQICIATSAKVSRSMSRWSYENVIRSLQQKSNAKVVILFTRSEDARELLVAANRMNVTFTWVASDGWGAQESVVRGSEAVADGAFTIELSSYQIPHFNKYFTALHPYNNTRNPWFREFWENQFQCSLHDLGCGKHSLTEVPFQPESKIMFVINAVYSMATALHNMRQALCPNSTKVCDALKPGNGRKFYRDYILKVKFDAPFRPPDTENVVRFDAFGDSLGRYNIFHYHKEGGRYVYRKVGYWAQSLTLNTSLIPWPAQVVPTSQCSDPCRKNEVKSMQPGDVCCWICIPCQPYQYLHDEFTCADCNFGQWPLANLTGCYDLPEEYIRWEDAWAIGPVTISCIGMMCTLFVIGLFLKHNETPVVKASGRELSYILLLGVLMCYSMTFIYIAKPSTAVCTLRRLGLGTSFAVCYSALLTKTNRIARIFSGVKDGAQRPRFISPASQVAICGALISCQLVVVVVWLLVEAPGVRKEVSPERRDVVTLKCNSKDSSMLMSLTYNCVLIILCTVYAFKTRKCPENFNEAKFIGFTMYTTCIIWLAFQPIFYVTASDYRVQTTTMCISVSLSGSVVLGCLFAPKIHIILFQPQKNVSTLRVATTRFSVTTGPGSSFSQASASNVVPTVCNGREVVDSTTSSL, encoded by the exons ATGTCATTGGGGAAATCCCCTGAGTTGGGGGTGCGCCCTGTGCCCCGACCCCTCTGGCTGTCCCACCTCAGCCTGCTGTGCTtatgtgtctctctctttgcCCAGGCACCCCAGGGTTTGCCTGTGGTGGGTTACAACACAGACTCCAAGAGGGAGATCACACTGGATGGAGATTTGATGATTGGTGGTCTGTTCCCTGTCCACCAGAAAGGTGAGGGGGTCGAGGACTGTGGGAAGATCAATGCTCAGAGAGGGATCCAGAGACTGGAGGCCATGTTGCTGGCATTAGATGAAATCAACAAGGATGAGCGCATCCTTCCTGGGATCAGACTGGGAGCTCATATACTGGACACATGCTCTAAGGACACCTATGCTCTGGAGCAGTCTCTAGAGTTTGTCAGGGCCTCCCTCACCAAAGTGGACGACAGTGAGTACACGTGCCCCGATGGCTCGTACGCCATCCACGACGAAGTCCCTCTGGCTATCTCTGGGGTCATAGGAGGCTCCTACAGTGATGTCTCCATTCAG GTAGCCAACCTGCTGCGACTTTTCCAGATCCCTCAGATTAGCTATGCTTCTACCAGTGCCAAGCTAAGTGACAAGACCCGTTATGATTACTTTGCCCGCACCGTGCCCCCTGACTTCTACCAGGCCAAGGCAATGGCAGAGATCCTGCGTTACTTCAACTGGACATATGTATCGACAGTGGCGTCAGAAGGTGACTATGGTGAGACTGGTATTGATGCCTTCCAGCAGGAGGCTCGTGCTCGCCAGATTTGCATCGCCACTTCAGCCAAGGTGAGCCGCTCCATGAGCCGCTGGAGTTATGAGAACGTGATCCGCTCCCTGCAGCAGAAGTCCAACGCCAAGGTGGTCATCCTATTCACACGCAGCGAAGATGCCCGAGAGCTGCTGGTGGCTGCCAACCGCATGAATGTCACCTTCACCTGGGTGGCCAGTGACGGCTGGGGAGCGCAGGAGAGTGTGGTGAGGGGGAGTGAAGCTGTTGCAGATGGGGCGTTCACCATTGAACTTTCTTCCTATCAAATTCCCCATTTCAATAAATACTTCACTGCCCTTCACCCGTACAACAACACCAGGAATCCCTGGTTCAGAGAGTTTTGGGAAAACCAATTCCAGTGCAGCCTCCACGATCTGGGCTGTGGGAAACACTCACTCACTGAGGTTCCGTTTCAACCAGAATCCAAGATCATGTTTGTAATAAATGCTGTTTATTCAATGGCTACTGCCTTACATAACATGAGGCAAGCCTTGTGCCCCAACTCCACCAAGGTGTGTGATGCTCTTAAACCTGGCAACGGCCGAAAGTTTTACCGGGACTACATTCTGAAGGTCAAATTTGATG CACCCTTCCGTCCCCCAGACACAGAGAATGTAGTCCGCTTTGATGCCTTTGGAGACAGCCTAGGCCGTTACAACATTTTTCACTACCACAAAGAGGGTGGACGCTACGTCTACCGTAAAGTCGGCTACTGGGCTCAGAGCCTGACCCTAAACACCAGCTTGATCCCTTGGCCTGCCCAGGTTGTGCCCACCTCCCAGTGTAGTGACCCCTGCAGGAAGAACGAGGTGAAGAGTATGCAGCCAGGAGATGTATGCTGCTGGATCTGTATCCCCTGTCAGCCCTACCAGTACTTGCATGATGAGTTCACCTGTGCTGATTGCAATTTTGGACAGTGGCCTCTGGCCAATCTGACAGGCTGTTACGACCTGCCAGAGGAGTACATTCGCTGGGAAGATGCCTGGGCTATTGGGCCTGTCACCATTTCTTGTATTGGGATGATGTGCACACTCTTTGTTATTGGCCTCTTCCTAAAGCACAATGAGACTCCTGTAGTGAAGGCCAGTGGACGTGAGCTCTCCTACATTCTTCTGCTGGGAGTGCTGATGTGTTACAGCATGACATTCATCTACATCGCCAAACCATCCACAGCAGTGTGTACGCTGCGCCGACTCGGGTTAGGCACCTCCTTTGCTGTGTGCTATTCAGCCCTACTAACCAAGACCAATCGCATCGCTCGGATCTTCAGTGGAGTGAAGGACGGTGCCCAGAGGCCCCGATTTATCAGCCCAGCCTCCCAAGTTGCCATCTGTGGTGCTCTGATCTCCTGCCAgctggtagtggtggtggtctGGCTGCTGGTGGAGGCCCCAGGGGTGAGAAAGGAAGTGAGCCCAGAGAGGAGAGACGTGGTCACCCTTAAGTGTAACAGCAAGGACTCCAGCATGCTCATGTCTCTCACTTACAACTGCGTCCTCATTATCCTCTGCACGGTCTATGCCTTCAAGACCCGCAAATGTCCTGAGAACTTCAATGAGGCCAAGTTCATCGGGTTTACCATGTACACCACCTGCATCATCTGGCTGGCCTTCCAGCCCATTTTCTACGTTACTGCCAGTGACTACAGG GTACAGACCACCACCATGTGCATCTCTGTCAGCCTCAGTGGGTCGGTGGTGCTGGGCTGCCTCTTCGCTCCGAAGATCCACATCATCCTGTTCCAGCCTCAGAAGAATGTCAGCACCCTCAGGGTGGCCACCACCCGCTTCAGCGTCACCACTGGTCCGGGCTCCAGTTTTTCTCAAG CATCAGCCTCCAATGTTGTTCCAACAGTGTGTAACGGACGAGAGGTGGTGGACTCCACAACATCCTCCTTGTGA
- the parp3 gene encoding protein mono-ADP-ribosyltransferase PARP3: MPPKRRAASAAKAGGKKVKEEAPETPKPKDAFTSAKEALLAAGPQVKGKRKVDEHCSLSSSGGEVYEDYDCMLNQTNIGHNNNKFYVIQIIKENNKYYSWNRWGRVGEVGQSKLSPFDKAENAVKDFEKKFKDKTKNNWSDRTDFVSHAGKYTLIEVDGDQDAEVMVDTVDGKAVKVSRNVLPCTLDEATQALITLIFSNDMFKEAMECMNLDIKKMPLGKLSKVQIAKGFEVLEEIEAAITQKGGRRRLEELSSKFFTTVPHNFGRNRPPTIDNNEIIEQKKEMLMVLADIELAQTLKSETEKAQEEMIETVPHPIDQDYTSLKCRLSLVDKSTKTFKIIEQYLKATAGDYRKPKIVNVWEVDRETEGMRFSENNDLGNRRLLWHGTNIAVVAAILKSGLRIMPHSGGRVGCGIYFASENCKSACYVRTCKNTGVMFLNEVALGKEHTITRDNGSLKKAPAGYDSVVARGHVEPDPSKDVFITLEGKKVAVPQGKPIEQPQFSNSSFGNSEYLIYKESQCRIRYLLELLMY; this comes from the exons ATGCCACCAAAGAGACGAGCTGCATCTGCTGCCAAGGCTGGAGGAAAGAAGGTGAAAGAGGAGGCGCCTGAGACACCGAAGCCCAAAGATGCCTTCACCTCTGCTAAAGAGGCCCTTCTGGCTGCAGGGCCACAAGTTAAAGGCAAGAGGAAGGTGGATGAGCACTGTTCTCTGTCATCCTCTGGAGGAGAG GTATATGAGGACTATGACTGCATGCTCAATCAGACAAACATtggacataataataataagttttATGTCATCCaaatcattaaagaaaacaacaaatactatTCATGGAACAGGTGGGGTAGAGTG GGGGAAGTGGGGCAAAGCAAACTTAGCCCGTTCGATAAAGCTGAGAACGCTGTGAAGGACTTTGAGAAAAAGTTTAAGGACAAGACGAAGAACAACTGGAGCGACCGGAcggattttgtgtctcatgcgGGGAAGTACACCTTGATAGAGGTGGATGGAGATCAGGATGCTGAGGTCATG GTGGACACTGTCGATGGGAAGGCAGTCAAAGTATCGAGAAATGTCCTGCCTTGCACCCTTGATGAAGCTACACAGGCCCTCATCACACTCATTTTCAGCAATGACATGTTCAAGGAGGCCATGGAATGTATGAACTTAG ACATCAAAAAGATGCCTTTGGGCAAGCTCAGTAAGGTGCAGATTGCAAAGGGCTTTGAAGTTTTGGAGGAAATTGAAGCAGCTATTACCCAAAAAGGCGGAAGACGACGTCTGGAAGAACTTTCGTCAAAGTTCTTCACCACAGTCCCACACAACTTTGGCAGGAACAGACCGCCAACCATTGACAACAACGAGATTATTGAACAGAAAAAAGAGATGCTTATG GTGCTGGCTGACATTGAGCTTGCCCAGACTCTGAAGTCAGAAACTGAGAAGGCTCAGGAAGAGATGATAGAAACAGTTCCTCATCCTATTGACCAAGACTACACTTCTCTCAAATGCAGGCTCAGTCTAGTCGACAAGAGCACCAAAACATTCAAG atCATAGAACAATATCTGAAAGCAACTGCAGGTGACTATCGTAAACCGAAAATTGTCAACGTTTGGGAAGTTGATCGAGAAACAGAG GGAATGCGCTTTAGCGAGAACAATGATCTGGGAAATCGCCGTCTGCTGTGGCATGGTACAAACATAGCGGTGGTGGCTGCTATCCTGAAGAGCGGTCTGAGGATAATGCCTCATTCAGGAGGCCGTGTGGGTTGCGGTATCTATTTTGCATCCGAAAACTGCAAGTCTGCATGTTACG TGCGCACTTGTAAAAATACTGGAGTGATGTTTCTGAATGAGGTAGCCCTTGGCAAAGAGCATACCATTACCAGAGACAACGGTTCCTTGAAGAAGGCTCCTGCAGGCTATGATAGTGTGGTAGCACGAGGCCATGTGGAACCAG atCCCTCCAAGGATGTGTTCATCACCCTGGAGGGAAAGAAGGTTGCTGTGCCTCAGGGTAAGCCCATAGAGCAGCCCCAGTTTTCAAACAGCTCCTTCGGAAACAGTGAATATCTCATCTACAAAGAGAGCCAGTGTCGCATTCGCTACCTGCTGGAGCTGCTCATGTATTGA
- the gpr61l gene encoding probable G-protein coupled receptor — protein sequence MADKSGPMVAAVPNPSTPNLTTALWETNPTVPADVGVVTSSQSQIKDLFGLFCMVTLNLIALLANTGVMVAIARAPHLKRFAFVCHLCAVDLVCAILLMPLGIISSSPFFGTVVFTVLECQVYIFLNVFLICLSILTITAISVERYFYIVHPMRYEVKMTINLAIGVMLLIWVKSLLLALVTLFGWPAYGHQSSIAAAHCSLHASHSRLRRVFAVLFSVVCFLAPAAVIFAVYCAVYKVARSAALQQVPAVPTWANSSPAKDRSDSINSQTTMITTTRTLPQRLSPERAFSGGKAALTLVFIVGQFLVCWLPYFIFHLQMSLTGSMQSPGDLEEAVTWLAYSSFAVNPFFYGLLNRQIREELVKFRRCCLTQPVEFGASSHEGSLQENFLQFIQRTNSAAETRSNCANASPRNTDRGIKIPGQIPEEHA from the coding sequence ATGGCTGACAAGTCCGGTCCAATGGTAGCCGCTGTGCCAAATCCTTcaactccaaatcttaccaCAGCCCTGTGGGAGACCAATCCTACGGTTCCTGCTGATGTGGGCGTCGTCACGAGCTCCCAGTCACAGATCAAAGACCTTTTTGGCTTGTTCTGCATGGTGACCCTTAATCTCATCGCTTTGCTGGCCAACACCGGTGTGATGGTGGCCATCGCTCGTGCTCCTCACCTCAAGAGATTTGCGTTTGTGTGTCACCTCTGTGCAGTGGACCTGGTGTGTGCCATCCTCCTCATGCCTTTGGGTATCATTTCCAGCTCACCGTTCTTTGGCACTGTGGTGTTTACTGTTTTGGAGTGTCAGGTTTACATCTTCCTTAATGTTTTCCTCATCTGTCTGTCCATTCTCACCATCACGGCCATCAGTGTAGAGCGCTATTTCTATATTGTGCACCCGATGCGTTATGAAGTCAAGATGACCATCAACCTTGCTATTGGTGTCATGCTCCTAATCTGGGTCAAGTCACTCCTTTTAGCTTTGGTCACGCTGTTTGGGTGGCCGGCTTATGGACATCAGAGCTCTATTGCAGCAGCTCATTGCTCTCTGCATGCGAGTCACAGTCGCCTGAGAAGAGTATTTGCTGTGCTCTTCAGTGTGGTTTGCTTCCTGGCTCCTGCGGcggttatttttgctgtttactgTGCTGTGTACAAGGTGGCTCGCTCTGCAGCCCTGCAGCAAGTCCCTGCGGTGCCGACATGGGCCAACTCTAGCCCTGCCAAGGATCGCTCAGACTCCATTAACAGTCAGACCACCATGATCACCACCACACGTACTCTGCCCCAGAGACTATCTCCCGAGAGGGCCTTCAGCGGAGGCAAGGCTGCACTTACTTTGGTGTTCATCGTGGGCCAGTTCTTGGTGTGTTGGTTGCCCTACTTCATCTTCCACCTGCAGATGTCCTTGACTGGCTCCATGCAGAGCCCTGGGGACTTAGAGGAGGCAGTCACCTGGCTGGCCTACTCCTCTTTTGCAGTTAATCCCTTCTTCTACGGCCTGCTGAACAGACAGATTAGAGAGGAGCTGGTGAAGTTTCGGCGTTGCTGCTTAACCCAACCTGTGGAGTTTGGGGCATCCAGCCACGAGGGCTCACTTCAGGAAAACTTCCTCCAGTTCATCCAGAGAACCAATAGTGCAGCTGAGACTCGCTCCAACTGTGCCAATGCCAGtcccagaaacacagacagaggaATAAAAATCCCTGGACAAATACCTGAGGAGCATGCTTAG